GTTGCGGTCGTTCCGGTGGCTGTGGCGGCCTCGACCCCGTTCTCGGCACCCGACTGCCCGACGGCGGCGCTCGCCGCCCGGGGCGGGCTGCGGGCGGTGCCGGACGGGTCACGGGTGAGCGGCGCCGTCGGGCCGGTACCACCGACGGGCCGTCCTCGCCCGACGTCGCACCGCAGGACGCCGTGACCTGCGGCGACGAGTAGCGTTGACCCGTGACGTTCAACGAGGGTGGTTCATTCGAGGGTGGCCGGGTCCGCAAGGGCGGGCGCGGCAAGGGTCCCGTGATCGCGGGCGGCGGTCTCGCGGCCGTGCTCGTGGCGGTCGTGGTCGCGCTCCTCAACGGTGGTGACCTGGGCAGCGTGCTCGGGACCGTGAGCGACCAGGTGGTCCAGCCCTCCGGGGCCGAGGACACCGGACAGCAGCAGTTCGTCGAGGAGTGCACGGCCGAGCAGGCCAACACCGAGCGGGAGTGCCGGCTGTCGGCGACAGCCCAGTCTCTCGACACCTACTGGGCCGAGGCGCTCCCCGCGCAGGTCGGGGTCGAGTACGTCCTCCCGGAGGTCTACAGCTTCACGGCGTCGACCCAGACGGGGTGCGGCGCGGCGACCAGCGCGGTCGGCCCCTTCTACTGCCCGCCCGACCAGGCCGTGTACATCGACGTCTCGTTCTTCGACGAGCTGCGCGACCGCTTCGGGTCCTCGGGCGGCCCGCTCGCCGAGGAGTACGTCACGGCACACGAGTTCGGTCACCACATCGAGCAGCTCTCCGGCGTCATGGCGTCGGCGGACCGCTCCGGGACCGGCCCGGAGTCCGACTCGGTGCGCATCGAGCTCATGGCCGACTGCCTCGCGGGCATGTGGGCGGGGAACGCGGCCACGACGATCGACCCACAGACCGGCGTGCCGTTCCTCCAGGAGATCACCCCGGCCGAGCTGAAGGACGCCCTCTCGGCAGCCTCCGCCGTGGGCGACGACCGCATCCAGCAGTCCGCGACCGGCTCGGTGAACCCCGAGGCCTGGACCCACGGGTCGAGCGAGCAGCGCCAGCGTTGGTTCATGACGGGCTACGACGGTGGGACGTTCCAGGACTGCAACGCGCTCGAGGCGTCGACGCTCTGATCGTGGCGCAGGCGCCGACGCGCCACGGGCCGTCCTGGACCGCTCGCAGGGAGCGCTGCGTCACTCCTGCACGTCCAGCGCCTCCTGGAAGCAGTCGTCGATGTCGTCCATGTGCGTCAGCACGAGCCCCGTCCCGTTGTTCATGTCGTCACCGAGCATCTCCGCCGAGTACCCAGCGGGAGCGATCCCGGCCTCCACCAGGCACGCTGCAGCGAGCTCCGCGAGCTCGACCTCGACGTTCTCCGGGTTGTTGATCTTGGCGTCATAGAGCTGCGTGACCCAGGCGGTGGTCCCGCGCCGGCAGTCCGCGTCGTGCAGGTCGAACTCCTCGGCCGTGGACGTCACGAACTGGTACATCTCGCCGCTCGCCTGAAGCGTCACGTCGACGTCGAGGTCGTGCATGCAGCCGAGATAACGGTCCACCGCCTCCTCGTACTCCGCGCTCGTGATCTCGCCGTCCTCGAGCACCCCCCGCTCGAAGTCCGACGTGGCGTTCTCGAGCGCGTTCTCGAACTCCGCGGCATAGGGGTTCGAGGCGTCGATCCCCGGCCCGCTCGAGCATGCGCTGAACAGGGCGAGTGCGATCGTCGCGAGGGTGAGCGTCGTCGTCATGCGCGCTGCCCGTCCAGTCGTTGAAGCAGCGTCGCTCATCGAAGTCCTCCCGACCTGGGCATGCCCCCTGTGGTAGCCCTAGCTGTACCCGGTCACGAGGTTGGTGTCAGTTCGGGTTGTGGAAGGGAGGACCTCCGGGCTTAGTGGAGATGTCGAAGTCTTCACAACCCGGAGGTCCTCATGTCCCACGCTAATGCCCGCCTGACCGTTCGCGGCAGGATGTTGATCGTCGAACGTCGCCGTGATGGGTGGAAGCAGGCCAACATCGCTGCGGCGATGGGCGTCTCGCGCAAGTGCGTCCGGCACTGGCTGCACCGGTTCGCGACCGAGGGCGAGGCCGGCCTGGGTGACCGGTCCTCGCGGCCGCACCGGTGCCCGACAAAGACCGCGCCCGAGTCGAGGCCAAGGTCGTTGCCCTGAGACTGGCCGAGCGGCGCAGGCGAGACCAGATCGCCGCCGAGACCGGCGTCCCGGCCCGGACCGTCTCTCGGATCCTGGCCCGCCACCACATGCCGCACCTGGCCGTGCTGGACCCGATGACCGGAGAACGACTGCGAGCTTCGAAGTCGACGGCCGTGCGCTACGAGCGCGAGCGGCCGGGCGAGCTGGTCCACATGGACGTCAAGAAGCTCGGCCGCATCCCGGACGGCGGCGGATGGCGCGCTCACGGCCGCGGCGCCGGGGACAACCGCGACCGCAAACACGGCGCGGGCTACGACTACGTGCACTCCCTCGTGGACGACCACTCGCGCCTGGCGTACTCCGAGATCCTGCCCGACGAGAAGGGCACCACCTGCGCGGGCTTCCTGACCCGCGCGCTCGACTACTTCGCAGCCCGAGGCATCAACCGGATCGAGCGACTCATGACGAACAACGCCTGGGCCTACCGCTGGTCGCTGCGCGAGATCTGCGCCCAGCATGGCATCAGGCAGAAGTTCATCAAGCCCCATTGCCCCTGGCAGAACGGCAAGGTCGAAAGACTCAACCGCACCCTGGCCACCGAGTGGGCATACCGACAAGTCTTCACCTCGAACGCCGAACGAGCCGCCGCACTGACCCCTTGGATCGAGTACTACAACACCCAACGCCGCCACCAAGCCCTCGGAGGCCAACCCCCGACAAGCCGACTGCAACCAACCTCGTGACCGGGTACACCTAGCGCGTCAGATCCTGGCAGCCGCCGCCCCCCTGGCAAGCCCCTTCGACGCAGCACGACGACGCCACGTCACCCTCACAGCCTCGAGCGTCCGGTCGGTGCGCCGACCGATGAGTTCGCGGCCGTCCCGCCGTCTCAAGGGTGAGACCAGGCCGCCGCCAGGCGGCGCCACCGCACGGGAGCACCGAGGACGGGGACGGACCCATGGCAGAGCTGCTCGTCGACTTCATCACCTCGCTCGACGGCTACGCGTCGGGCGAGGGCTGGCCGGGATTCTGGGGGCTCGAAGGGCCCGAGTACCTCGGTTGGCTGCAGGAGCAACCCGAGGTCACCTACCTGATGGGTGCCAACACCTACCGATTGATGTCGGGCTTCGCGGCCGGGCAGATGCCCGAGGGGACCGACGAGTTCACGGCCGACGAGGAGGCGTCGGTCGACGAGCTCACGGCGGCGCGGAAGATCGTCTTCTCCAGCACGCTCACCGAGCCGCTGAGCTGGGCCAACTCGACGCTCGTGCGCGGCGACGCCGTGGAGGCGGTCCGCGCCCTGAAGGACACCGAGGACGGCATCCTGAGCACGATCGGCAGCCTCAGCCTCGCGCGGGCGCTGCTGCGGGCCGGGCTCGTCGACCGCTTCCGGGTCGGGATGTTCCCCGTGATCACCGGCGCGACGGGATCCGAGCGGGTCTACGACGGCTACCCCGACGTCGCCCTCGAGATGCTCGAGCACCACACGTTCGACACCGGCATCCAGTTCGTCGAGTACCGCCCGCGGGTGCTGGAGGGTCCACCGCTGGCGGGCGCCGAGGGGTGAAGGCGCCAGGTCGCAAATGCCCGCGTTCCGCCACCGAGGACCCGCGTTCCACCACGGAGGAGCAGTAGGACATGGCGGCGATTGCCGGAGGAGCCGCGAGCGCTCTTCCGGCACGTCGAGCACGCGGCCGGTATCGACGATTCAACCCTTCCACGGCCCCTGCCCGGGCTGCAGGAGATGGCCCGGAGCGTGCACTATCGTGGCGGTCAACGAATCGCCCGATGGGAGTGCGGCACCGTTCTCCACGGCAGCGGTTTCACGTCCGCAGCAGGAAGAGTTCCGTGAGTGACGACGTAGAGATCCAGGCCCTCCTTCCCGACACCGCGCACCAGGCCATCGAGTTCCGCGTGCCCGAGTCGGCATACCGATTCCTTCTGCTCGAGCGCTCGTTCGCCGCGACGGCGGAGGGCACCCACGGAAACTACCTTCTGCTCGGGCCCGCCCCCGGCGAGAACGGTGCGTGGACCTTCTACGTCGGCAAGGTCGGAACAGGAACCGTCTCCCAGCGGATCGCAAGCCACCTCAAGGACAAGTCGTGGTGGAATCGAGTTCTCGTCGTCCTGCCCGGCGCCTGGAACGACTCCTTCTCCTCGGCCTCGGCCGGGTTTCTCGAGGGAGCGCTCTACGATCACCTCGGCGGGTTCCGATTCGCCGTGACCCAGAACAGCAACACCCCCGGGGACGAGACTCCGACAGAACGCGAACGTCACCGTCTACGCAAGGGCGTGCTGCCGAATGTCACTGCCATCCTGCGGCTGCTCGGCTACGACGTGTCGACAGGGCGCCTACGTCCGCGGGACACCTCTGCGGCAGGTTCAACGCCTCTGACGCCACCGCTCATCAGTCAAGCCTTGGAGATCGCGTCGCTCGAATCAACGGCCCAGCCGATCGCTCAGCGTGCAGCAGTGCCCAGCGACCGGCCTCAAAGAAAGTCGCATTGGGCGACTATGGGCGATCTGGTGGCTCGCGGATACCTTCACGACGGCGAGACCCTGCACGGAACCTCCGGTGCGCCGGCGACAGTTCGCGCAAACGGAAGTCTCGTCGTCGACGGCGAGGTCTGCTGGAGCCCCAACCGCGCATGGGAGGTCGCCACGAACCCGGCGCCCGGGAAGACGCAGAACGCGTGGCGATTCTGGCGCGTGTCCCGAGACGACGTCTGGAAGCCCATCTGGGATCTGCGCGACGAGTACGAGGCGAGATTCCCCGAGGATCAGCGGAGCCGCTGATGGTCACGACTCAACAATCGTCCTGGGGCAACATCAGGGGGAGCAAGTCACCGTTCCAGGCGGCTTGCTCCCCCTCCACTGCGGCCATCACGTCGAGAGATCGCGCAAGCTCGCCGTGATCCTGCGGAGGCTCAGACGTTGAACCCCAGCGCGCGCAGCTGGTCCTTGCCGTCCTGCGTGATCTTCTCGGGGCCCCACGGCGGCATCCAGACCCAGTTGACCCGGAAGCCGTCGATCAGCCCGTCGAGGGACTGCGCCGTCTGGTCCTCGATGACGTCGGTCAGCGGGCAGGCCGCCGACGTGAGCGTCATGTCGATGACCGCGTGGTTGTTCTGGTCGACCTGGATGCCGTAGACGAGGCCGAGGTCGACGACGTTGATCCCGAGCTCGGGGTCGATGACGTCGCGCATGGCCTCCTCGACGTCGGCCGCGGTCGGCGGGGTCGGCGCCGCAGCGGCGGCGGGGGTCTCGGTCGTCATCGGTTCTCCTGGGGTGCCTGCGGGGACGTGGTCTGGTCGAGCTCGGGCTGGGTGGCGTGGGCGTCTGCGAGGACCCCCGACGTCGCCAGGGTGTCACGCAGCGCGGCCCAGCCGAGCAGCGCGCACTTGATACGGGCCGGGAACTGAGCGACCCCGGTGAAGGCCGTGGCGTCCCCGAGCTCGTCCTCGAGGTCGTCGTCGAGTCCCTTGCCGCGCGACTGCATGAGCTGGCGGAAGAGGTCGCCGAGATGCTCGGACTCCGCCACGGGCGCGCCGGTCACGAGGTCGGTGAGCACGGACAGGGAGGCCTGCGAGATGCTGCAGCCCTGGCCCTCCCAGCTCACGCTCGAGATGGTCGGGACCTTCGGGTCGGCGGTGTCGAACTCGACGCGCATCGTGACCTCGTCGCCGCACGTGGGGTTGATCTGGTGCGACTCACCGTGGAGGTGACCCTCCGACAGGTCGACGAACCCTCGCCCGTGCGGGGACTTCGCGTGGTCGAGGATGACCTGCTGGTACATCTGCTCCAACGAGCTGCTCATTGCTGGGGTCCTGCTCCTTCGGTACATCCTGCGGTGCGCTGGACAGCGGGGACGAGACGGGTCGCGCCCACGGTCGACGTGGACGTGCGGGTTCTCAGTCCACTGAGAAGAACGCCCGGACCCCCGCCAAACCTTCCCGGAACGCCGTGACGTCCTCGGACGTCGTGTAGACCGAGGCCGAGGCACGTGCCGTGGCGGCGATCCCGAACCGGCGGTGCAGGGGCTGGGCGCAGTGGTGACCGACCCGCACCGCGATGCCGGCGGCGTCGAGCACCTGGCCCACGTCGTGGGCGTGGACGCCCTCGACGACGAACGAGACGACCGCGAGGCGGTCCTCCGGTGTGGCCGGGCCGATGATCCGCACGCCCGGGACGTCGGCGATCGTGAGGAGCTCGACCGCGAGGTCGTGCTCGTGGGCCGCGACGTTCTCCATCCCGAGCTCTTCGAGGTACTGCGCCGCGACACCGAGACCGACGATCTGCGCGACGGCCTGGGTGCCGGCCTCGAAGCGCTGGGGCGGCGGCATGTACGTGGCCTCGGTCATGGTGACGACCTCGATCATGGACCCGCCGGTCGTGACCGGGGGCAGCGCCTCGAGCAGCTCGCGGCGCCCGTAGAGCGCCCCGATGCCCGTGGGGCCGAGCATCTTGTGCCCCGAGAACGCCGCGAAGTCGACGTCGAGGGCGTGCAGGTCCACGGGCAGGTGCGGCACGGACTGGCACGCGTCGAGGAACGTGAGCGCCCCGACCGCCTTGGCGCGCGCCACGATCGGCGCGACCGGCGTGATCGCCCCGGTCACGTTCGAGGCGTGCGTGAACGCGACGACACGCGTGCGCTCGGTGATGACCGAGTCCGCCTCGTCCACGCGGATGCGCCCGTCGTCGTCGACGCCGAACCAGCGCAGCACGGCGCCCGTGCGCGCGGCGAGCTCCTGCCACGGCACGAGGTTGGCGTGGTGCTCGGCCTCGGTCAGGACGATCTCGTCGCCCGGCGCCAGGGCGAAGCGGCGGGCCGCCTCTCCCCCGCGGCCGATCGTCGCGTTCGACAGCGCGTACGTGACGAGGTTGATCGCGGCCGTGGCCCCGGAGGTCCAGACGATCTCGTCGGCGTCGGCCCCCACGAAGCGGGCCACCGCGGACCGGGCGTCCTCGAACGCCTCGGTCGCCTCCTCCGCGAGCTGGTGCGCGCCGCGGTGCACCGCGGCGTTGCGCTCCTCGTAGAAGTCGACCTCGGTGTCGAGCACGACCTGCGGCTTCTGCGACGTGGCGCCCGAGTCGAGGTAGACGAGCGGACGGCCACCCCGCACCGTGCGGGCGAGCAGCGGGAAGTCGGCTCGCACGGCGGCGAGCTCGGTGGCGCTCAGCCCGGCCCGCACGGTGTCGGTGGTGGTCATCGGAAGTCTCCTCAAGGTGTCAGGTGCCCGCCGAGATCTGGCGGGCGGGTGGCCGGCGGACCGGCCACCCGCAGGCCCAGGTCAGGCCGTGGCCGCGCCCGTCGTCAGGAAGCGGTCGTAGCCCTCGTTCTCGAGGCGGTCGGCGAGCTCGGGGCCGCCCTCCTCGGCGATGCGGCCGTCGACGAACACGTGCACGAAGTCCGGCTTGATGTAGCGCAGGATGCGCGTGTAGTGCGTGATGAGCAGCACGCCGACGTCCGTGGACTCCTTGGCGCGGTTGACGCCCTCGGAGACGATGCGCAGCGCGTCGACGTCGAGGCCCGAGTCGGTCTCGTCGAGGATCGCGATGCTCGGCTTGAGGAGCTCCATCTGCAGGATCTCGTGGCGCTTCTTCTCACCACCGGAGAAGCCCTCGTTGACCGAGCGCTCCGCGAAGGACGAGTCCATGCGCAGGTTCTCCATGGCGCCCTTGACGTCCTTGACCCACGTGCGCAGCGCGGGGGCCTCGCCGTCGATCGCGGTCTTGGCGGTGCGCAGGAAGTTCGAGACGGACACGCCGGGGACCTCGACCGGGTACTGCATGGCGAGGAACATGCCCGCACGGGCACGCTCGTCGACCGTCATCGCGAGGACGTCCTCGCCGTCGAGCGTCACGGTACCGCTCGTGATCGTGTACTTGGGGTGGCCGGCGATCGAGTACGCGAGGGTCGACTTGCCCGAGCCGTTGGGGCCCATGATCGCGTGCGTCTCACCGGCGTTGATGGTCAGGTCGACGCCGCGCAGGATCGGCTTCGGGCCTTCCTTGGTCTCGACGCTGACGTGCAGGTCGCGGATCTCCAGAGTGGACATGTGGTGTTCTCCAGTATTCGAGAAAGTTCAGGGGTCAGGACGGGGAGACGGTCTGGTCGATGTCGACGAGCACGCGCTCGCCGTCGATCGTGACCGGGTAGACGGGCACGGGGCGCATCGCGGGCAGCGCGGTGGGCATGCCGGTCCGCAGGTCGAACTGCGAGCCGTGCAGCCAGCACTCGATGAAGCAGCCCTCGACCTCGCCGTCGGACAGCGAGACCGCGCCGTGGGAGCAGATGTCCGAGATGGCGTGCCAGTTCCCGTCTCCGTCGCGGACGACCGCGACCTCGACGGGGCCGCTCTCGCCCTCGAGCTCCACACGCAGCGCCTCCTCGGGCGCCACGTCGTCGGTCATGCAAGCAAGCTGTGCAGTCATGCGGGTCGGGTCACCGGCCTTCGATGACGCTCATCGACTTGGCGAGCTCGGCCTCGATCGAGGTGAGCAGGCGCTCCTCGACCGACGGGACGCCGATCTCCTGGATGAGCTCGGCGAAGAAGCCGCGGACCACGAGGCGACGGGCGTCGGCCTCGGGGATGCCGCGCGCCTGCAGGTAGAAGAGCTGCTCGTCGTCGAAGCGGCCGGTCGCCGAGGCGTGCCCGGCTCCCTCGATGAGGCCCGTCTCGATCTCGAGGTTCGGCACCGAGTCCGCGCGCGCGCCGTCCGAGAGGACGAGGTTGCGGTTGAGCTCGTAGGTGTCGGTGCCCTCGGCCTCGGTACGGATCAGCACGTCGCCGACCCAGACCGTGTGCGCGCCCTCGCCCTGCAGCGCGCCCTTGTAGGTGACGCGCGACTTGCAGCTCGGCACGGCGTGGTCGACGAAGAGGCGGTGCTCCTGGTGCTGGTCGGCGTCCGCGAAGTACAGGCCGACCATCTCGACCTCGCCACCGGTACCGGTGAACTCGGCGTCCGGGGTCACACGGACGACGTCTCCGCCGAACGTCACGACGACGTGCTTGAGCTTGGCGTCGCGGCCGATGCGGGCGCGGTGCGAGCTCGCGTGCACGGCGCCCTCGCTCCAGTCCTGCACCGAGACGACCGTGAGGTGCGCGCCGTCCTCGACGACGATCTCGACGGTCTCGGTGAGCGTCGCGGAGCCCACGTGGTCGATGACCACGACGGACTCGCTGTGGCGCTCGGCGTGGACGAGCAGGTGCGTCGCGGTGGGCTCGTCGGACAGTCCTTCGATGCGCACGGACGTGATGTCGCTGGCCACCGCCTCGGCGGGGATCGTGACGACGGTCGCCTCGGCGAACGCGTTCCACGCGGTCACGGCGGTGCGGTCGCCCGGGACGCCCGCACGGCCGAGGCGCTCGTCGTCACGGCCGACGATCGCGACGTTGACCTCGGGGGCCTCGACCACGGTCGTGCGCACGCCGGCGCTGCCGAGCTGGGTCGAGAACAGCGGGGCGAGGCGCTTGACCGGGGAGAAGCGCCACTCCTCCTCGCGGCCCGTGGGCTCGGTGATGACGTTCGGGTCGAACGAGGTGATGCGCTCGGCGCGCGAGCCCTGCGGCGTGCCGCCGACCCCGTGCGAGTGAGCGCCGTCCTGGACGGCCTGGGAGTGGTCCGTGCTCAGGCCGACCGGCTCGGTCTGTGTGGTGCTCGCAGTAGTAGTCATTTAGCCGACGGACCCTTCCATCTGCAGTTCGATGAGGCGGTTGAGCTCGAGCGCGTACTCCATGGGCAGCTCACGGGCGATGGGCTCGACGAACCCGCGCACGATCATGGCCATGGCCTCGGTCTCCGCCATGCCTCGGGACATGAGGTAGAACAGCTGGTCCTCGCTCACGCGCGACACGGTCGCCTCGTGACCCATCGAGACGTCGTCCTCGCGGACGTCGACGTAGGGGTAGGTGTCGGACCGGGAGATCTGGTCGACGAGCAGCGCGTCGCACAGAACGGTGGAGGCGGAGTGCTCCGCCCCTTCGAGGACCTGGACGAGGCCGCGGTAGGACGTGCGCCCACCGCCTCGCGCCACGGACTTCGAGACGATCGAGGAGGACGTGTGGGGGGCGGCGTGCACCATCTTGGCGCCCGCGTCCTGGTGCTGGCCCTCGCCCGCGAACGCGATCGACAGCGTCTCGCCCTTGGCGTGCTCGCCGAGCAGGTAGATCGCGGGGTACTTCATGGTGACCTTGGAGCCGATGTTGCCGTCGACCCACTCCATCGTCGCGCCCTCGGCGGCCGTCGCACGCTTGGTGACGAGGTTGTACACGTTGTTCGACCAGTTCTGGATGGTCGTGTAGCGCACGCGGGCGTTCTTCTTGACGATGATCTCGACGACCGCGGAGTGCAGCGAGTCGCTCGAGTAGATCGGGGCGGTGCAGCCCTCGACGTAGTGCACGTACGAGCCCTCGTCCGCGATGATCAGCGTGCGCTCGAACTGGCCCATGTTCTCCGTGTTGATGCGGAAGTAGGCCTGGAGCGGGATCTCGACGTGGACGCCCGGGGGGACGTAGACGAACGAGCCGCCGGACCACACGGACGAGTTGAGCGCGGCGAACTTGTTGTCACCCGAGGGGATGACGGTGCCGAAGTACTCCTGGAAGAGCTCGGGGTGCTCGCGCAGCGCGGTGTCGGTGTCGAGGAAGATGACGCCCTGCTTCTCGAGCTCCTCGTTGATCTGGTGGTAGACCACCTCGGACTCGTACTGGGCCGCGACGCCGGCGACGAGGCGCTGCTTCTCCGCCTCGGGGATGCCGAGCTTGTCGTAGGTCTCCTTGATGTCCTCGGGCAGGTCGTCCCAGGACGTGGCCTGCTTCTCGGTGGACCGCACGAAGTACTTGATGTTGTCGAAGTCGATGCCCGAGAGGTCGCTGCCCCAGTTGGGCATGGGCTTCTTGTCGAACAGGCGCAGGGCCTTGAGGCGGTAGTTCAGCATCCACTCGGGCTCGCTCTTGAGCGCGGAGATGTTGCGCACGACCGCCTCGGAGAGGCCGCGCTGCGCCGTCGCACCGGCGTCGTCCTTGTCGTGCCAGCCGTAGCCGTAGGAGCCGATCGAGGCGATGATCTCCTCGTCGGACTGGCCGGTGCTCTGGGACACGCCGGCGGTGTCCTGGGTGGGAGCGCTCATGTCATTCCTTCCACGTTCCGTCGACGACGGAGGGGGGCGGTGGGGCGGTGGTCGATGAACCTGTCGGTTCGGGGTGTCGTGCTGGGGGGTGCGCCGGGGCGCGCGGTCCGCGCGCGGTGGCACGGCGTTCGGTGGTCTGGTGCCCGACGGCGTCGCGCGCCTCGGGTGCGCGGGTCGCCGCGGGGAGCACGGGGACGTTGGTGGTGCACGCGTGCCCGCCGCCCGCGAGGGTCGCGAGCCGCTGGACGTGCGAGCCGAGGAGCTGGGAGAAGACCTGGGCCTCGGCGTCGCAGAGCTGGGGGAACTCCTCGGCGACGTGCTGGACCGGGCAGTGCCCCTGGCAGAGCTGGACGGTCGCGGTGCCGGCGACGGGTCGCACGCTCGCCGCGAACCCGTCCTCCGCGAGGACGGTGGCGAGCTGCTCGGCCCGGCCCGCGACGTCGTCGGCCGTGATGCGGCTCGCGTAGCGGTCGGTGAGCTCCTCGAGGCGGCGGTGCGCGAACTCCTCGACCGCGTCCTCGCCGGCGACGTCGCGCAGGTAGCGCAGCGCCTGGGTCGCGAGGTCGGGGTAGGCGCCCGAGAGCTCCGACTGGCCGCGGTTCGTGGCGACGTAGTGGCGGGCGGGTCGTCCGCGCATCCCGGTGCCCGCGCCCGACTCGTGGACGGTGATCTGACCGTCGGTCTCGAGCTGGGCGAGGTGGCGGCGGACGCCGGCGGGCGTGAGGCCGAGGTCGGTCGCGAGCGAGGCCGCGCTCACGGGACCGTCGGAGACGATGAGGGCGAGGACGCGCTCGCGCGTGGTGCCGTCCCCGTCACCGTGAGCGGTGTCGTTCCCGGCGGGAAGGGTGAGCGGCCCCGCGGTCGGCAGGGCGCGGTGCGTACGTGCGTCGTCGCTCATGCTCACCTCCACGTCGTCGGCCTGCTGGTGTCCTTCCGCCCGGCCCGCGGGCGCGCACGATCCCGGGAGGCGTCATCGATATAGGTAACAGTCTCATGCGCTAATTGTTCCGGCGCAAGCAAGGCGTACCTCACAGCCGCCCCCAGCCCGCTCCCCTACAATCGCCACCGTGCCCGACTCCCCCGCCGTCGTCCTCCAGGACGTGGTCAAGCGATATGACGGCCGGGCGGTCGTCGACCACCTGAGCCTGACCGCCTCCCGAGGCGCCGTGACCGCCGTCCTCGGCCCCAACGGGGCCGGCAAGAGCACCACGATCGAGTGCTGCGAAGGTCTGCGCGCGCCTGACGAGGGCAGCGTGCGGGTCCTCGGCCTCGACCCGCTGCTGAACGCACGCGACCTGCGCCCGCGTGTCGGCGTCATGCTCCAGGACGGCGGGCTGCCCACGGGCGTGCGCGCGCTGGAGATGCTGCACCACGTCGCGTCCATGTACGCGAACCCCCGGGACGTGGCGGAGATCACGGAACGCCTGGGCCTGGCGAGCTTCGCCCGGACCACGGTCCGGCGCCTGTCGGGCGGTCAGCGCCAGCGCCTCGCGCTCGCCGCGGCGATCGTGGGCCGCCCCGAGGTCGTGTTCCTCGACGAGCCGAGCGCGGGCATGGACCCCCAGAGCCGGCACGCGGTGTGGGAGCTCGTGCGCGAG
This region of Oerskovia jenensis genomic DNA includes:
- a CDS encoding metal-sulfur cluster assembly factor, whose amino-acid sequence is MTTETPAAAAAPTPPTAADVEEAMRDVIDPELGINVVDLGLVYGIQVDQNNHAVIDMTLTSAACPLTDVIEDQTAQSLDGLIDGFRVNWVWMPPWGPEKITQDGKDQLRALGFNV
- a CDS encoding cysteine desulfurase, which produces MTTTDTVRAGLSATELAAVRADFPLLARTVRGGRPLVYLDSGATSQKPQVVLDTEVDFYEERNAAVHRGAHQLAEEATEAFEDARSAVARFVGADADEIVWTSGATAAINLVTYALSNATIGRGGEAARRFALAPGDEIVLTEAEHHANLVPWQELAARTGAVLRWFGVDDDGRIRVDEADSVITERTRVVAFTHASNVTGAITPVAPIVARAKAVGALTFLDACQSVPHLPVDLHALDVDFAAFSGHKMLGPTGIGALYGRRELLEALPPVTTGGSMIEVVTMTEATYMPPPQRFEAGTQAVAQIVGLGVAAQYLEELGMENVAAHEHDLAVELLTIADVPGVRIIGPATPEDRLAVVSFVVEGVHAHDVGQVLDAAGIAVRVGHHCAQPLHRRFGIAATARASASVYTTSEDVTAFREGLAGVRAFFSVD
- the ypfJ gene encoding KPN_02809 family neutral zinc metallopeptidase: MTFNEGGSFEGGRVRKGGRGKGPVIAGGGLAAVLVAVVVALLNGGDLGSVLGTVSDQVVQPSGAEDTGQQQFVEECTAEQANTERECRLSATAQSLDTYWAEALPAQVGVEYVLPEVYSFTASTQTGCGAATSAVGPFYCPPDQAVYIDVSFFDELRDRFGSSGGPLAEEYVTAHEFGHHIEQLSGVMASADRSGTGPESDSVRIELMADCLAGMWAGNAATTIDPQTGVPFLQEITPAELKDALSAASAVGDDRIQQSATGSVNPEAWTHGSSEQRQRWFMTGYDGGTFQDCNALEASTL
- a CDS encoding dihydrofolate reductase family protein translates to MAELLVDFITSLDGYASGEGWPGFWGLEGPEYLGWLQEQPEVTYLMGANTYRLMSGFAAGQMPEGTDEFTADEEASVDELTAARKIVFSSTLTEPLSWANSTLVRGDAVEAVRALKDTEDGILSTIGSLSLARALLRAGLVDRFRVGMFPVITGATGSERVYDGYPDVALEMLEHHTFDTGIQFVEYRPRVLEGPPLAGAEG
- the sufU gene encoding Fe-S cluster assembly sulfur transfer protein SufU, whose product is MSSSLEQMYQQVILDHAKSPHGRGFVDLSEGHLHGESHQINPTCGDEVTMRVEFDTADPKVPTISSVSWEGQGCSISQASLSVLTDLVTGAPVAESEHLGDLFRQLMQSRGKGLDDDLEDELGDATAFTGVAQFPARIKCALLGWAALRDTLATSGVLADAHATQPELDQTTSPQAPQENR
- the sufD gene encoding Fe-S cluster assembly protein SufD, yielding MTTTASTTQTEPVGLSTDHSQAVQDGAHSHGVGGTPQGSRAERITSFDPNVITEPTGREEEWRFSPVKRLAPLFSTQLGSAGVRTTVVEAPEVNVAIVGRDDERLGRAGVPGDRTAVTAWNAFAEATVVTIPAEAVASDITSVRIEGLSDEPTATHLLVHAERHSESVVVIDHVGSATLTETVEIVVEDGAHLTVVSVQDWSEGAVHASSHRARIGRDAKLKHVVVTFGGDVVRVTPDAEFTGTGGEVEMVGLYFADADQHQEHRLFVDHAVPSCKSRVTYKGALQGEGAHTVWVGDVLIRTEAEGTDTYELNRNLVLSDGARADSVPNLEIETGLIEGAGHASATGRFDDEQLFYLQARGIPEADARRLVVRGFFAELIQEIGVPSVEERLLTSIEAELAKSMSVIEGR
- the sufB gene encoding Fe-S cluster assembly protein SufB, with product MSAPTQDTAGVSQSTGQSDEEIIASIGSYGYGWHDKDDAGATAQRGLSEAVVRNISALKSEPEWMLNYRLKALRLFDKKPMPNWGSDLSGIDFDNIKYFVRSTEKQATSWDDLPEDIKETYDKLGIPEAEKQRLVAGVAAQYESEVVYHQINEELEKQGVIFLDTDTALREHPELFQEYFGTVIPSGDNKFAALNSSVWSGGSFVYVPPGVHVEIPLQAYFRINTENMGQFERTLIIADEGSYVHYVEGCTAPIYSSDSLHSAVVEIIVKKNARVRYTTIQNWSNNVYNLVTKRATAAEGATMEWVDGNIGSKVTMKYPAIYLLGEHAKGETLSIAFAGEGQHQDAGAKMVHAAPHTSSSIVSKSVARGGGRTSYRGLVQVLEGAEHSASTVLCDALLVDQISRSDTYPYVDVREDDVSMGHEATVSRVSEDQLFYLMSRGMAETEAMAMIVRGFVEPIARELPMEYALELNRLIELQMEGSVG
- the sufC gene encoding Fe-S cluster assembly ATPase SufC, whose translation is MSTLEIRDLHVSVETKEGPKPILRGVDLTINAGETHAIMGPNGSGKSTLAYSIAGHPKYTITSGTVTLDGEDVLAMTVDERARAGMFLAMQYPVEVPGVSVSNFLRTAKTAIDGEAPALRTWVKDVKGAMENLRMDSSFAERSVNEGFSGGEKKRHEILQMELLKPSIAILDETDSGLDVDALRIVSEGVNRAKESTDVGVLLITHYTRILRYIKPDFVHVFVDGRIAEEGGPELADRLENEGYDRFLTTGAATA
- a CDS encoding non-heme iron oxygenase ferredoxin subunit — translated: MTAQLACMTDDVAPEEALRVELEGESGPVEVAVVRDGDGNWHAISDICSHGAVSLSDGEVEGCFIECWLHGSQFDLRTGMPTALPAMRPVPVYPVTIDGERVLVDIDQTVSPS